A region of the Culex quinquefasciatus strain JHB chromosome 1, VPISU_Cqui_1.0_pri_paternal, whole genome shotgun sequence genome:
CTCCGCTGTCCAACAATTCGCTCTTCCTGAACTACGACCGCAACCCATTCCCGGAGTATCTGGCCAGGGGTCTGGTGGTGTCTCTATCCACGGATGACCCCCTTCAATTCCACTACACCAAGGTAACTTTACTTTGTTTCACAAAAAAGGACATAATTACAATAACGCTTTGTTCCTTTAGGAACCCCTGATGGAGGAGTACAGCATCGCGGCCCAGGTCTGGAAGCTAAGCTCGTGCGACATGTGCGAGCTGGCCCGGAACAGCGTGCTGATGAGCGGCTTCCCGCACAAAATGAAGCAGCACTGGCTGGGACCGAACTACACGCGCGAGGGCGTCGCCGGAAACGATATTACGCGGACGAACGTGCCGGACATCCGGGTGGCGTTCAGGTACGAATCGCTCGTGGACGAGCTGTCCAACATCTTTAAGGTGCACAGCGAGAAGACGTTGGCGCTGGCAGCGGCGGCCGGAGCGGGGAGTCCGTAGATTTTAGTTGAGGGACGCGAAATCTGAGAATCTATCGTATAgagacacacaaacacactcaccCACTTATTATATGTTGCATGTTGGTTTTCGGAGAAAGTGATTCCAAAATTGGTGGAAATCGGAAAACAGGCTGTTCTATTAGACAAGTTCAAAAGTGAAGGCATTGATGttgattattgtttttttatgtacCAACTATTTATTGTGTAGACGCTGTGAATCAGTTATCGATTAGATAACAGTTTGAAAACACCTTCATCAAAATGAAAACCATGTCTAAAACCATTGTGTACCACTTGGACCATTAAATGTTTACTATATATCTAATAGGAGCATCTTTAAATCTACAACAACGTGTTTGTAGCTGGTTTCAGGCTGTAGTGTGAAAGTGGCAAAGTGAGCAACATAAAACATTCTCTGTACTACACGATTGAGtgtaacaaataaaaatatatatttcaatCACTCGTTTGACACAAtatctttcaaaaaatgttgttctctTTATACGCAAAGCATtatccgaaaaaaaacactgtttggTTCCTGTTTTGAGAATGTCCTTTAATCTTAACTCTGCTTCCGTGAATGTCTATCCATTTCACTCGTATTTCATCTCAAGGCGCTCTTATAACTAGAAATAGAGTCCTTTCTTCTCAATTAGAACCTTTTGCTATTCCACACATATATGAGCTCGAAGGGTTAAACAGCGCCCAGTTTCGCGTTACTTTTGATCAGATCAA
Encoded here:
- the LOC6034319 gene encoding AMP deaminase 2, producing MSPLSNNSLFLNYDRNPFPEYLARGLVVSLSTDDPLQFHYTKEPLMEEYSIAAQVWKLSSCDMCELARNSVLMSGFPHKMKQHWLGPNYTREGVAGNDITRTNVPDIRVAFRYESLVDELSNIFKVHSEKTLALAAAAGAGSP